Proteins encoded in a region of the Vicia villosa cultivar HV-30 ecotype Madison, WI linkage group LG5, Vvil1.0, whole genome shotgun sequence genome:
- the LOC131604356 gene encoding uncharacterized protein LOC131604356, giving the protein MGAWYEELLEAIMFRFVAGVFVLRLELEVDIGFTGGNVLELRGQKLEDRILIIAEQEEADEFIIGLPKSSDGNETTQSNIVRSVAGRLAVRAAERGWRVYLHDEHGTTADAIDRMVNMGLSKSTKQKKLDAYAATMLLERYFSTSGKKAGLVLPKNLELQEKLRKGPPEDEDFFFDED; this is encoded by the exons ATGGGAGCATGGTATGAAGAGTTATTAGAAGCAATAATGTTCAGATTTGTGGCGGGTGTATTTGTGTTAAGGCTAGAATTGGAAGTAGATATAGG TTTTACTGGTGGTAAT GTTTTGGAACTGCGAGGACAGAAACTCGAGGACCGGATATTGATAATTGCCGAACAAG aagaaGCTGATGAGTTTATCATTGGACTTCCAAAATCTTCCGACGGAAATGAAACGACACAGTCAAACATAGTACGTAGTGTTGCTGGAAGGCTGGCTGTTCGAGCTGCTGAGAG GGGTTGGAGAGTATATCTACACGATGAACATGGAACAACAGCAGATGCCATTGATCGAATGGTCAACAT GGGCTTGAGTAAGTCTACTAAACAGAAGAAActtgatgcatatgctgccacg ATGTTACTTGAGAGATATTTCTCGACATCAGGTAAGAAAGCTGGACTTGTTTTGCCGAAGAATCTTGAATTACAAGAAAAACTTAGAAAGGGTCCTCCGGAAGATGAAGATTTTTTCTTCGACGAAGATTGA